A single Drechmeria coniospora strain ARSEF 6962 chromosome 03, whole genome shotgun sequence DNA region contains:
- a CDS encoding plectin/S10 domain-containing protein — MLIPKADRKKIHEYLFREGVLVAQKDFNLPKHPDIDTKNLFVIKACQSLNSRGYVKTQFSWQYYYYTLTPEGLDYLREWLHLPAEIVPATHIKQQRSHAPPRGMLGEGERERRPFGRGRGDREGRGDREGGYRRRDAGEGKEGGAPGEFAPQFRGGFGRARGGAPPS, encoded by the exons ATGTTGATCCCCAAGGCCGACCGCAAGAAGATCCACGAG TACCTCTTCCGTGAGGGTGTTCTCGTTGCCCAGAAGGACTTCAACCTCCCCAAGCACCCCGATATCGACACCAAGAACCTGTTCGTCATCAAGGCGTGCCAATCGCTCAACTCGCGCGGCTATGTCAAGACTCAGTTCTCGTGgcaatactactactacacCCTGACCCCCGAGGGCCTCGACTACCTCCGCGAATGGCTTCACCTCCCCGCCGAGATCGTTCCTGCCACCCACATCAAGCAGCAGCGATCGCATGCTCCTCCCCGTGGCATGCTGGGCGAGGGTGAGCGTGAGCGCAGGCCTTTCGGACGTGGCCGTGGCGATCGCGAGGGCCGTGGCGACCGTGAGGGTGGATACCGAAGACGGGATGCTGGTGAGGGCAAGGAGGGTGGTGCTCCCGGCGAGTTTGCTCCTCAGTT CCGTGGTGGTTTCGGCCGTGCCCGCGGAGGCGCCCCTCCTTCCTAA